The genomic stretch GGACACCCGTAAATTTACCCACAACGGGCAGGGTAAAAACCCACAAAAACGGGTACGGGCATGGCCTCGGGTAATTACCCATAAAAAAAACGGGTATGGGCACCTTCGTACCCAGCCCGTCCCATACCCGCACACTATATATTAtatgtaattttatttttatttatatattttagtttatattattatataaaaatgtaTTTCTATCAATTATAAAACCTATATCAATATTAAGCCATTACATATTTAATATAAGTGTTTGTTTATTTCAAGAATAAattgtttgaaatttttttaatgtttttaaaaacttaaaattatatgatattttataattgatctatttatttttaataggaaTGCGCATCACGGGTACGGGTATGGGTACTTACATACCCATAGGGCACAGGTACGGGTGCTAACTTTGGCATCCAAGCGGGTATGGGCTCGGGCACGAGGATTTTTTCAAATTGCGAGTATGGGGATGAGTATTATAATACCCTGCCCAAACCCTGCCCATTGCCATCCCTACCTCTCCTCTATTTTTTctatttaattatattattttttatattttatgctattgttttatgttttttattCAACGCTTGTTTAATCTGATTTTTGTATATTAAATAGAAAGTTGTTGTCCAAATATTATGAATTTTGTTGTTATTTAataatgtatgaatgactaaacacaaaaTTATGTTGTCTTGCTTCTATCTGCGTATGTATGACTCAGTAAAAATCTTATAAAAAACCTGAAAAAACTTAATCAATCTGAACCGCATTGGTTTGTTTCAGTTTTACTTTTAAAAGTAAACCAAACCAAAATCAAACCTTATATTTTTAATCGTTCAGCTCAGATGACTTTTATCATCAAAATGGTATAAATCGTAACATAAACATATCTAATTAAAGAAATTATAGTAAAATTTATATTGCTTGAatatgaaataaaaaaaattaattaaacTTAATTAACTTTCTTAATTAAAGGGCTTTTAAAAAACAACAATTaatttcatttcatattgcttTCCCATACTTTAAAAATCATGGTCTTTGTAATAAACTGTCATTGATCATTAACAACATTCTCTTTAGTAATGGCAGAACTTTGGTTGATTTGGACGACTATGTCATGGGAAACAAGTGTGGAAATAACAACATGCCCTTCATTTTCAGTAGTTCTTGTGATTTCTATTAtcttcattttctttttcatttctttGCTTTGACCCCAAAGTACCGCATAGAGACCGCACACAATCACAATTGCTCCAAGCATGCTATGAAAATATTGCTAAAAATTAATTGTGAATATATTGATGGCTTGAAAGTAGAATAAAAAACAtgaattgatatatgtttaggTAAACTAAGAAATAGAACATACCTTCCCAAATATAATTTCTCATCTAACATGAAATAAGCAGCTATAGCTACAAGTAAGAGTTGTAAAGGACTGAAAATAGATGCAAATACAGGGCCTCTCTTCTTTATGCACCAGGCCATAGCGATAACAACTAATCCTGAGACCACTATTCCCTGCATCAACATTTACTCACATTTAAAACTTCCTTTAACCAAATAATTGATTATAACAACATGAATGTTAAGATATTTAGTAAATTAGTAGGAACATACTGGATAAATAACGGAAAGAATCCTGAGGTTGTTTCGTAGCTTCCATTGTTCCCAGTCCCTTTCAACACAAAGAGCAATAATAGTTGCTTGAATGGCTCCCATTGTGGCTATTAAAGCTGCACTTGAGGGATGACTTGAGTATTCCTTATTCAACTTAGCCTGTGCCGTGTAAAGGAGAAAGAAATATGACAACATTTATAACTAATCAAGTATGATGAGCTTACCAAAATCAACGTGACACGAGTTTTTTTAAAAAGCTTCAAAGTGTAGCTTTTGTAAAATCATGGTGTTAGTCACTATGATTAAGGCAAACTCACTGCGAATCCAAACCACAACGATTCACATAAGACTATCGCTATGAAAATGACAAATTGTGTCTGATGAGTGAATAAACTAACCTGAATAATATACCACAATGAGAAAGAGCAACTGCTTGCTAGTGCACACAAAACACCCAACGCTTTCTCACCAAAGTCGGCATGGTGAGATGCTATTTGttcatttgaattttgatttGGATGCAAAAGGTTGATTTTAGAAGACCAAATATGAATTTCTGTACCTTTGAAAAAAATAATCAACATTGCACCACTCATTCCCATTATTGTTCCTATCACCTTAGCTTTTCCTTCCACGAACTTCAAATCGAATTTATCCATTCTATGAAAACCAACAAAATGGAAAGGAATGAAATACATTGAGGCTTAGTTTGAGAGTTTGGAGGCTAAGGGATGAGAGGAttttgaaaaaagaaaataattaagTGAAAATAATagaagaatatatatatatatatacccGAAGCACACAGCCATGATGAAGGTAATGACTGGAATTAGGTTGGAGACAACCAACATAAATGTTGCTGACGTTAAAGCAAGAGCCTCGAGGTAAAGGTTTAGATACAAACTTCCCCTGAAATATTACATATCAATATATTATTGTTTTTTGGTAAAGTAATGCAAGTTATGAGGAAAAACTTGTATAATATGTGACATACCCAAACAATCCACATAGAAATGTCTTAGAAAGCACACTCCAAGTTATCTTTGCTCTCTTCTTCCTGTAAATAAAGCCAAATTATTTAAGTTTGTTTTTTTAAGCTCGCTCAGATGACTATTCTACAGGGACATCATAATACAACATTAGGATTGGAAGCCGCGATATctcatttattcatttttaaaaattgaaataCTCACTCTTTCAGATTATTTgacaaaaaaatattaataatacGGTCGTAAAAGTAAAAGCAATGAACCTATCAAAGAAAAGAGCAATAGGGATAGTGAAAGCAGATGCACAAATGAGGCGATATGCCGTAGCTACTCTGAAGCTCATTCCATCATGTATTGCGAGCTTGTATAATATAGTCACCACAGCAAATGCAATCTGTACTAACACCATTAGTACGTCTGGTTTCAACCTCTGCCATATACTACCCATGTCCATCATCTTGTGTTATAGCTGCAAATTGTGTTTTGAGAAGATGGTGGTGGTGTGGAAAATGTTGAGAAACAATGGATTTATATGGCGATTAGGAATTATTTTCTTATTCCAATATGCTTGACGATGTCGCATGGATGTTTATATAAATATATTCAttaagcagtataaatataattCATTAAAAGAGACACTTATATATTTTATAGTAACTAATAGTTATATCATTAGGATGTATTGTCAATGGACTTGCCACCTTTCACCAAAATGTGTAGTGGCAGGGAGGTGCGTTCTGCCATATTTGGAACCCACTTactataaaaaaaaaatattttgttacatataaaaaacaaaacaaaaaaagagaaaaatagAGAGTAGGGCATTATTTGATTTTCTTTTGTAAAacattttcaaaattttaaaatgaAAAATATCTGCTGAGATTGTTATATCAAAAATACGAAAAAAACGCTATTTTCTAACGTTTTTATTATTGTAAATTTTGGTAATTATTATGTCTTTGGTGTTGAGAAAACAATCACTATGGTTATTTCCTATATGCCTACTACTTTTGCATTAACACCACACAGTATGAAATTAAGGAACAAGTATCTTCTGGATATAGTGTCATCAtacaaattttttttttttattaaactCTTTTATTATATCTTTCAATacctttttatttatttataactactatttataatttatttatatagACTATTTTTAATTTTAATCTAAAGTATTCTTTGGAGAACAACATTTTGCACAATTTTATGTATTGTTAAGTATTTCTAAGAGAGACGACGACATCGTCTTCTAATAGGTATCGCCTCGTCTCAAGTACCCTCCTCTTGCTCAATTTTAGAAAAACGAAAAAATACGAGAGAAGTTAGAGTCAATAGCTGGTTCATGTCTACTTAGAAAATAAGGATTCAACGGTCCATCCTTGAGTGAGTAGATCGTGATCCTTCTTAAGAAAATTCTAGGCCTAAAGACCTCTATAAATACTTCTCCTCTAACTAAAGAAAAGTTATCTCATAACTTACACATAACACCTAAAGCAACATGCTAACAGATAGAACCTCTCACCTCACATGAGTAGGTCCTCTAAAATCACTATAACATCCCCATACAAGGCTTCTTACCACCGCATGCAAGTCCTGACCACCATATATTGTTATAAATCTAATAAGATCTCTGAGTATCACTGCCCTAGCAGAGATACCATGCACATACGTACTTTTTTACTAGTATAGTGATGTCAACCATATGGCCCCGATAAAACTAACATGGGTCACACCTCTTTCATTCTCACTTCTTCCTTATTCCTTCCAGAGGACTCGGTAGAGAAGGACAAATCTGCACGTTGAATGTAAGAAATTCCAAGGGAAATGGTGATCTGATAACCTCTACACGTTACATGCATGATCAACCACCATTTGTTATCTTTGATTGTAGAACATCACACTCCCTTATATCAACTAAGTGCGTAGAGAGACTTGTTATGGAAGCATTTTCACTACCTTCCATAATGGTGGTAACCACAACTATGGATAGCAATGTAGAGATCTGTTGGGTATGTGAAAAGTTGTCCGATAACTTTGAATGATTGTACCTTTCTTATTGATCTTGTATGTTTGCCTTCCAAGAGGATAGATGTGGTGTTGGGAATGGATTGGATTTCTTCCAATTCAGTAGACATTAGTTATTTGGAGAAGACCATTTCCACGTCTGCATATGCAACAACACTAGAAGAAGGGATTTCTAAACTTTTAGAAGGTTCAGTCAGTGAGATTTATTGCCTCTTCGAGCAAAATAAGACTTTTCTCCAAATTCTTAACGCGTATGCAGGTGGGGGAAAGAGATCCTTTCCATCACATTAGTGAGAGAATTCTAAAATGTGTTTCTAGAGGATGTCATTTATCTACCTCTGGGGACAAGACCACTATATTTTGCACCGTATAGGATATGTCACAACCTTCTATGTCGTGAGATTTTATCAACAAAAAAAATTTGTTCAGCCAAGCAGTTCCTGGCAGACACAAAGACTCTCTAACCATATCTAAattcatatcatccatcttctcaaAAAGAGAATGATTGGAGTCTTCAACATTCTTCCCTCCAAGCACCGTGTTGATTTTCTTTTTAGAGTAATGGACTAATATTCCTCTTACGAAAACTTCCAACTTCTTTTGGGATGTGTTTCTCAGATTGGAGTAGAACTCCTTCATGATTTGGGTGTTGTAGTATTGTGGGTGTTTGAAAAATATTTTCCATTTCTGCCATATTATAACATGCTCGATCTTACAAATAAGACCAAGGTCCTTAGATTCCAAGTCAAAGATGAATCTCTTTTCAGAAAGCATATTTCTTACAACAAATACCTTCATGTATCTTCTTTGAATGTCACTGTTCACAAAAGTTTCATTGTCTAAAAAATTAGAGTCAGAGCATACCACATGAGGAGTCGTGTTCTTTCTTGCACAAGTTTTGATTCTTTTTCCAATGGAGATGTGTATCACTGATGAAATAATGAATGGTTCTAATGAAGAGGCTGATGTTTTCAAACTCTAATTTTAATCCTAAAAGGTTTTCAAACCCAATTTTTTCTTAAACACATAATTTATCTCCCCCCTCTTGTCCAACAAAATGGATCTGACCATCTTCATTTCAATTTACCAGTGAAAAGTTTCAACCTTGAGTTAAACAAGAGTACCCTTTATCCTTCTATTAATTTCCTTATTGAAATTTCTTGGCATGTTCCTTGTACAGTTCAACATTCTCATAGGAGAAAAATCTATGCTCTTTCAACTTATTAAGTTGCAACATTCTTGCTTTCCAAACCACTTGCATActgaaattaattttttttaacaacCCAAAAAGCTTTGTATTGCAATTCAATGGGTAGGTGGCAAGATTTACCATAAACAAGTCTATAGGGAGATATTCCTAAAGATGTTTTGAAAGCAGTTTTGTATGCCCACAAAGCATCATCCATATGTTTGGACCAATTCTTCCTAGAGGGATTGACAACCTTTTCCAGAATTATTTTGATTCTCCCTATTAGATAGTTTGACTTTCCCACTACTTTGGGGATGGTAAGTCGTAAAAAATTTGTGTTGAACCCTATATGTTACCATTAAATCTTCAAAATTTTTACTCAAAAAATGGATTCATTCGTTACTAATGATAGCTCTATATGTGCCATGTctatataaaatattttttataaaacatTTGGTCACAACCTTAGCATCATTACTGGGAGTTGTTATTGCCTCTATCCACCTGGAGACATAATACACAACTATAAGAATGTATAAATTTCCATAGGATTGGGGAAATGGTCTCATGAAGTTAATGCCCCACACGTTAGACAAATCAATTTCTAAGATATTGGTGAGTGGAATTTCTTACCTCATGAAGTTAATGCCCCACACGTTTTGaatcaaagaagaaaaatttCCTCTACTAAGAGTTGAATTTTAGAGGGACACATCCACTTACCAAATAATTCACAATATCTTTATACGAGGGTGCCGCAACAAAAGTCATCATTAGTAGTTgttcatcaggaaattcttctGTGATATCCTTTCTATCCTGCCTTTTGTCATCATCTTAGAGTCTTGATAAATGATCATCTGCTAAGTTTTCTACTCCCTTACTGTCTCTAAAATCTAGGTCATATTGTTACAACATCAACACCCAACTTATCAACCTTGGCATAACATCCTTCTTGGTAATGAGATATTTAATTACAGCATGACCAGTGTAGACTATAACTTTAGTGCCCACTAAATAAGATCTGAACCTGTCAAATGAAAAGACAATTGCAAACAACTCCTTTTTAGTATGTTTGAAGTTGATATGTGATTCTACCAATATCTTTCTAGCATAATAAATGATGTGAAACACCTTATCATGCCTTTTATCAAGAACAACTCCAATGGCAAAGTCACTTTCATCACAAATGAGTTCAAATGGCTCAGTCATGTTGCACCAACTCACATAGAGGCTTTGtaatttttgaaaaatatttgatGAACCTCATATAAAATCCAACATGACCAAGAAATCTTCTTATGCCCTTAATATTTGAGGAATCATGAAACTTTTCAATTACTTCAATCTTGGCTTTATCCACCTCTAATCCCAACTTAGAAATTGTGTGGCCTATAACTATTCTTTCTGCATAGCCTGAAATTGATCTTGCAACTCATCCATTCTCTCGTAGACACCAACGGTCTCGCTTTGGTCAGCATGAAAAATAGGTTCTTTGACATAAGAAACAACGTGAGCCATGGGAGGTGGTACAGGCATCACAGGTTAAGCCACTGGAACTTCAGGTTGGCACCCCTTAGGCACAAAGTTGggaggcatgccccaagggaaaccaTAAGCCATGTGGTGCTACAGAGCACTGACGGGAGCCACTGAGATAGGCATAGAGACAATCTCGGAAATCACGGTCCTCTGAAGTTGAGTTGGAGGAGGAGGTGaaggctgattctgagcagcctCCAAAGCTTCCATCATAGCAATAAGCCTTTCGTAACCGACCCTCAAAGTTGTCACCTCTTCGCGGAGCTCATGATTCATTTGCTCTAAGTGGTCCATCTTTTTCAACTGATTAGATCGAGTATTGTACCGGTGAGACAACTTGCTCAAAGCaagaccaagatgcaacatgatgcatgatatgcaaatgtaaatgttatattgtttattttccaaggaactttaAGACATAAGTTGCAAACATAATAATAACACATTCCAATGTACtaaaatctcattttattaataataaaaaggatTACAATCGGAAGTAGAATTTCAATGATCATAAGCGGAAAGAAACTAGATTTATGGAATCATATCCGATGACGATCCAACTCCAATCCGACACTTCTTGTgaagcctcttgatctctcttTTGTAGTTGCTTTTCATAACATCCTTCTCTATCACGAGCTGGTCTACAATGCCTTTCGAAACACCGGAAGTAGGAAGATGAGTAAATGATGAATtgttagaggaaaataaatcctcttggcCTCTGGATATCTTCCTAGCATGTTGCTCGAGTGATTCTATCAAGTCGTGCTTTTCTTTAAGCTATTTCTGCAATTCTACTTTCTCAAGGTGTGAGGTCTGAAATTTTCTCTCCCAATtatccctctcttgcttcatcctatCCAAAGCCACTTGTAACTCCTTTATGCCTTTAATATTAGGATACTTGACCATTATtaaagacataggtctttcgtAAGTGTATGGTATCTTGAATTCCTTTGCTCTATTCTTCACCCTactagtgtaaggctccaaagctacacaattccTCAATCCAAGCTCACCTTCCTTTTCCTATGAatattgtgccaagcatgcacTATTCTAGCTTTCAACCCTTGAGTGTCCTTCCCTTCTTGaaaaaataaaccttctaacaaagtgttattaggtttgtccttcatAGCGCACCCGAGTTAACGTTTTTCCAGAGctggattgtagttgattcctccttatgtacGAAGAAGAGAAACATTAGAGAGCTtcccacaactatcaataatctcgaCTTCGTCATAAACAAAAGAGTACCAAGTAatgtcatcattggtgagagacataagtctttgagtCTGCCTTAAACAATCCTTGTTTTCTTGGAAGATAGGAGACTGCGACAAGcgtgaaataaaccacttgtacattAAAGGCACACAAaagacaatagttccaccacctttagaagTTCTATGATGAATGGAAAATAAGTGTCACCGAGCAGATTTGAAACCGGATTCCCAAGCCAAAAGATCCTCATAGCATTAACTTCAACgaaattgtcaatgttaggaaCCAAAACCAAACCATAGACAAGTAAGGAAAGAATAGTCTCGAATGCCACCATGCTATTATCATTAGCAAAGAGAAGGCTTTCTCAAATATAAACTTTGTAGTCAACCCTCTAATGCCTCCTTTGACAGTGAGATTGGCATTTATGTCATACTTCCTCAAATGAATGGCTTCAACAATAACTCGAGATTCAAGAACTCCTTCCaccccactaaaaggaactctatcaGAAACTGGTACACCGAAAAGgtgagcatactcctccatggtaggAAACAACTAATAATTagggaaagtgaagcaccgataaacaggatcatagaactggaccAAAGTGCAGAGAAGCACATCCTCAACATCAGTAGATAGCACATATAAAAGTTTTGCAAAATGCTCTCTGAAACTcttaggatcatccacaaaatatgctagcttccttagTTCCATAAGattgggacatctgaaactaaATTTCTGAGTATTCCTCCTTCTAATATCCATGATCAAAACATCTGCGATGTTTGTAACAAGACTCTCTAACTTCCTTGAAAGTTGACTAAAATTCTTACGAATGCCATGAATGCatgatgcaacaatcacaaataaggtCACACAAAGCATACAGACAAGGTCCAAAGGTtcggagtcacgagcatggagctAAGGGTAGGAACCAACCCATAATGtatgtactaagggtataatcaattgtagaacaaggttctaaaaagttcccagagtcataATTCCATCCTTTTGATATTACCAATTTATACGACTACTCATCCACCAgtaatattctcaagagaaactcgtccaagtgtagtatcgcataacaactaattcaagtctacatTGAGTAGACACTGCAGTACATCCTAAAAGGCCAAGAAGGATTAAGGATTCTAAGGTCTTCAGCTTCTCGGGCTCCCAGGTCGAATAAAAGTAATGCTAACTATGATTACTCGTGTGATATCAGTAATCCCAAGGGGGCCTCCACTAAGCGGGGGATCTCGAGTAagcttattaaggattaactccacgtaAGCCAAAGACGACTATACCACCCTCATATCATAAGATCTCTCAAGTCCGGGTATATGACTTATCTCACCATACTGAGATCACCAAGAACCAGAAAGAACAAACAATAACAAAtaacaacaaacataatatatacaCAAAAATAAAGATAGACTAAACCCACTTAGGACTTTACTTCCCAGCAGAGTCACCGCTTTTTTGTAGCGGTAAAAATattgagattaagctattgattaacttaactcataaagcaagagtcaacaccacgcttttattatatctaaaggaaaaggggaaaagtacaaataaaacccaaagaagttttagAACAAAACTAAAAGAAAGAGAACAAGGGTCTAGGGGTTAGTTATGtaaagggaatgtattagcaccctaaacatccatggtacttcatgggaacctctttgaaaatgttccttttggttttaaaaaaaagaaagtgttatttgttaaaagattggagggatgggAAAAAGGCATTTTAATTATGATTTGGAGTTTGCCAAGACTTTTAAAGTCTCatacctacg from Lathyrus oleraceus cultivar Zhongwan6 chromosome 7, CAAS_Psat_ZW6_1.0, whole genome shotgun sequence encodes the following:
- the LOC127102631 gene encoding WAT1-related protein At1g25270, with amino-acid sequence MMDMGSIWQRLKPDVLMVLVQIAFAVVTILYKLAIHDGMSFRVATAYRLICASAFTIPIALFFDRKKRAKITWSVLSKTFLCGLFGGSLYLNLYLEALALTSATFMLVVSNLIPVITFIMAVCFGMDKFDLKFVEGKAKVIGTIMGMSGAMLIIFFKGTEIHIWSSKINLLHPNQNSNEQIASHHADFGEKALGVLCALASSCSFSLWYIIQAKLNKEYSSHPSSAALIATMGAIQATIIALCVERDWEQWKLRNNLRILSVIYPGIVVSGLVVIAMAWCIKKRGPVFASIFSPLQLLLVAIAAYFMLDEKLYLGSMLGAIVIVCGLYAVLWGQSKEMKKKMKIIEITRTTENEGHVVISTLVSHDIVVQINQSSAITKENVVNDQ